In Microbacterium maritypicum, the following are encoded in one genomic region:
- a CDS encoding glutaredoxin domain-containing protein codes for MTSPASDTITMFGADWCRDCIRTKKQLDALGVEYTYVDLVAEPAAADVAKEISGRTNIPVVVYPDASHHVEPSNADVESKLRELALI; via the coding sequence ATGACTTCTCCTGCCTCCGACACCATCACGATGTTCGGCGCCGACTGGTGCCGCGACTGCATCCGCACCAAGAAGCAGCTCGATGCGCTCGGGGTCGAGTACACCTACGTCGATCTCGTCGCCGAGCCCGCCGCCGCGGACGTCGCGAAGGAGATCTCCGGTCGCACGAACATCCCGGTCGTCGTGTACCCCGACGCCTCACACCACGTCGAGCCGTCGAACGCCGACGTCGAGTCGAAGCTGCGCGAGCTCGCACTGATCTGA